The DNA window GAAGACGGTGCTTATAAAAGAAGACCATCAAGCTTCAGAGAATTTATCAGCTCTAAGCCAGGTGCACGTTTCCCACCAGAAGCAGGTAGATATCATCTTTATGTATCTTTTGCTTGCCCATGGGCACACCGTACTTTAATCACTCGTCGCCTCAAGGGATTAACTTCTATCATTGGATTGTCTGTTGTTCATTGGCATATGGATGACAAAGGATGGAGATTTCCTACAAAGGAAGAATTGAAGTCATTGAAAACCGAAGACGATATTTCATTAGGTACACCTGATCATAATTATGATTTTTCCCGTCTTAGAGAATTGTACTTTAAGGCTGAACCAGACTATGAAGGAAGATTCACAGTTCCAGTATTGTGGGATAAGAAGGAAGGTACAATTGTAAACAACGAATCTGCTGAAATCATCAGAATGTTAAATACTGAATTCAATGGCATTTTGCCAAGTGAATATGCCGAAGTTAATCTTGTTCCAAAAGATTTAGAGTCCCAGATTGACGAATTGAACAGTTGGATTTACGATAACATTAACAATGGTGTTTATAAAGCTGGATTTGCATCCAAACAAGAAGTGTACTCCAAGGAGTGTCAAAATGTGTTTGATCACTTGGATAAAGTGGAAGCCCTTTTGGAGAAAAACCACAATGGTTCAAAAAAGGGAGAATTTTTGTTGGGTAACCAATTGACTGAAGCAGATATCAGATTGTACACAACAATTATCAGATTTGATCCAGTCTACGTTCAACACTTTAAGTGTAATATTGGTATGATCAGAACTCATTATCCATACATACACAATTGGCTTAGATTGTTGTATTGGAAGATTCCTGGTTTCCAAGAAACCACCAACTTTGAGCACATTAAGTATCACTACACTAAGTCCCATATCAAGATTAATCCATATGGCATAACACCATTAGGTCCAGTGCCAAATATTTTACCATTGGAAGAAAAGTAAAGtcttattatttattaaagtTGTCAACTGATTGGATGAGAAACGCGTTTATTTTTAGGTGTGTGTATgatttgtaaaaaaaaaaaaaaaaaatcgaGAAGAATGTTTTGCTTCTTTTGTGTTTTCCCGTCTATGTTGAACAAGTGTGAAATTAGAATCAGAATGAGTGGTAATATTACTATCATTGCTCTTTATACAAGTTTCCGTTTGACCAAGTTCAGTGCACAAAGTATAACACTGTGTAGTAATGACAATAATTATTGCAAAGACCTTGATTGTTTGCTGTATttacaaataaacaaaagaaaacgACTTTATTCTAATTTTACTCGTGTAAAAAAATACCACATAAATGTAACGCCAATCTCTCTGTCTTGGCCCtgaatttttgaatttttctctttctctctctttcaATACAGTACGTGTTACATTGACGCTTCCCctagtaataatattatatttaccACACACTAAAacagcaaaaaaaaaaaaaaaaggtcaacagaaaaaaacaccagaaaaaaaaaaaaagtaattcTGTATACCTTATACAAATAAGATTTTAAAGCCTATTCACAAACAACAATCTTTTGTCAATTTTCAATGAGAGGTATGTGCATTTAATAAAGCCTTTACACCTGCATTTTAACCACTGTATATACTAacgcttttttttttgcagaCTATAAAGTTGTAGTATTGGGTGCCGGTGGGGTAGGTAAATCCTCAATCACTGTGCAATTTGTCCAGGGTGTATACGTTGAAAGTTATGATCCTACAATTGAAGACTCCTACAGAAAGCAAATTGAAGTAGATGGCAGGGCTTGTGATCTAGAGATTTTAGATACAGCAGGGGTAGCCCAATTCACAGCCATGAGGGAATTATACATTAAAAGTGGTAAAGGATTCTTATTAGTATACTCGGTCACCGATGAGAATTCGCTTAAAGAATTGTTAGCCCTTCGTGAACAAGTATTGAGAATAAAAGATAGTGACAATGTTCCTATGGTATTGGTTGGGAACAAATGTGATTTAGAAGATGACCGTGTTTTAAGTATAGAGGATGGGGTGAAAGTGAGTCAAGATTGGGGATTAGTCCCATTCTATGAAACAAGTGCCATGTACAAAACAAATGTGGATGAAGCGTTCATTGACGTTGTCAGACAAATCATGAGAAAAGAAGCTGCTATCAGTGCCgaaaagaaacaacaaaaagaattacaaaaacaacaacaacagcaacaacaacaacaagctGCCGAAggacaacaacaacaacaaaaatcaGGAAAATCCAAATCGTCTGCATCGCAAAAGGACTCAGCCACAGATGGTCAATCAGATGTCAATGCAAGATTgaaacaatcaattaatgatcACCCAAAGTCTAGCTCAGGAAGCAAGTGCTGCACCATTATGTGAtctaatcaatcaatatatCTAcctatatatatgtattagagtaattcttttttttttttcttggggGAGCTAATACCCTTTTTATAATTtctaattaatttaaaggTCTAAACGATTTTGACAAAGGGGGAATGTCCCTTTTTGTAAGAATATCAGGGGTGGTGGTTGGTGATGAGAGTTTGACATACCCAAtgtcaaattcaaatactcacattttattttgtttgtcTTCCCctgaaaaaatttaaacCGTGTATGTTCCTGAGAAAACTCGAAGGTTTCAATTTGCCACGGGAAGTAAGTGAGGTCCAAATAATGACTGTACCAAGCAACTTAGTAGAGTTGACTTTGTGTTATTGTTAAACAATTGCAATAATCGAAAATAGCAGTAAACCTTTAGTTGTGTGCGTACTATATACAGCTCACGAAGTAGAATTCGTCAATGTATGTCAAagaggatgatgatggtacTGAAAAATAACAGGAATGTGACAAACAACATGAATTGATTCCACCAGAGAAAGATGACTTGTCGTTTGCTAAGATTTCAATATTCTTTGCACTAGCAGAAAGTACTCCAACCAGAACAACTATTTTTTCCACAACTCTTCCGTAACTGCCAGCGTGTTATATATTGACAAAGTTTACAAAGTcttgaaataataaattttccacttgatatatataaattgaaatgagCTAATACCGCCAATCagtatttcttttttttgggttatTTATCTAATATCTCTTTCAAGAATCTTCCACAGTACAAAAGTGagaatcaatcaattggtaGTTTTCCGAATATTTccaacattttttttttttcacacACGCAATTCTTAACAGGCGACCGaagaagtaaaaaaaaaagcaccACCAAGAAAACCATAATCAGGCTTGTATGGGACGCAGCTGATATATACCGATATACTCCACGTACAATTCCATGAACTCTTCAATATGATCAGGATGAACAGATTGGTATTTTCTAAGGTTTTCACGACTTCTTGTAAAAGTGTGGGAAAAATACCTTTtgcaaaatcaacaaccaGAGTCAATACCCGCCATTTCAAACCAACATCAATACTACAACAAATAAGATTCAATTCTAATCTGTCGACGACAGCAAACACTGAAGTCAATTCTAATGATTCAACAAATACTCAATCAAATGCCAAAAAACCACGACCCAAATTAACTAGCGAAATCTTCAAACTTTTAAGATTAGCGAAACCGgaatcaaaattgattttttttgcctTGATATGTTTGGTAACAACTTCAGCTACAAGTATGGCATTACCTTTAATGATTGGGAAAATTATAGACACAACGAAAaaagatgatgacgatCACGAGAAAGATAAGGAAGATAAAGATGACACACAGCCAGGagataaattgatatttggtCTTCCTCAACCACAGTTCTATTCAGCATTAGGCGTGTTATTCATAGTTAGTGCCAGCACCAATTTCGGTAGAATATACTTATTAAGGTCTGTTGGGGAAAGATTAGTGGCACGTTTGAGATCACGTTTGTTTCTGAAGATTTTGGCCCAGGATGCTTACTTTTTTGACTTGGGCCCTTCAAAGACTGGAATGAAAACAGGTGACTTGATATCAAGAATTGCTAGTGACACACAGATTATTTCTAAAAGTCTTAGTATGAATATAAGTGATGGAATAAGAGCAATCATTAGTGGATGTGTGGGATTATCCATGATGTGTTATGTTTCATGGAAATTATCGTTATGCATGAGTTTGATTTTCCCACCATTGATTACAATGTCATGGTTTTATGGTAGAAAAATTAAGGCATTGTCCAAGCTAATCCAGGAAAATATTGGAGCCATGACTAAAGTGacagaagaaaaattgaatggtGTTAAGGTGATACAAACATTTTCTCAACAACATTCTGTTGTTCATTCCTATAATCAAGAAATcaagaatatttttaatagtTCAATGAGAGAGGCTAAATTAGCAGGGTTTTTCTACTCAACCAACGGATTCATTGGAAATGTCACCATGATTggattattgataatgggCACCAAATTGATAGGGGCGGGGGAATTGACTGTTGGTGATTTGTCAAGTTTTATGATGTATGCCGTATATACAGGTTCGTCTGTTTTTGGACTTGGGAATTTTTACACAGAGTTGATGAAAGGAATAGGGGCTGCTGAAAGAGTTTTCGAATTAGTGGAATATCAGCCAAAAATCTCCAACCATTTAGGGAAAAAAGTGGATGAGTTGAACGGAGATATAAAATTTAAGGGAATTGATTTCACTTACCCATCACGTCCTGATTCttctattttcaaaaatttgaatcttCACATTAAACAAGGagaaaatatttgtttGGTGGGGCCATCAGGAAGTGGTAAATCCACTGTGAGTCAATTGCTTTTGAGATTTTATGATCCAGAAAAGGGTACTATTCAAATTGGCGATGATGTTATCGCGGACTTTAACTTGAATCACTATAGATCGAAATTGGGTTATGTTCAACAAGAACCTTTGTTGTTCAGTGGTACTATCAGGGACAATATCTTATTTGGGAAAGAAGATGCCactgatgaagaaattaataatgcTTTAAACTTAAGTTACGCCTCTAACTTTGTCAGACACTTGCCAGATGGTCTAGAAACCAAGATTGGTGCTTCAAATTCTACACAGTTGAGTGGAGGTCAAAAGCAGAGAGTGTCATTAGCAAGAACATTGATACGAAATCCgaaaattttaattctaGATGAGGCTACATCAGCATTGGATTCCGTAAGTGAAGAGATAGTGATGCagaatttgattcaattgaataagaATAAAGGGGTGACTTTGATTTCTATCGCCCATCGTTTGTCGacaattaaaaatagtGATAGAATTATTGTGTTTAACCAAGATGGCCAAATAGTAGAGGATGgtaaatttaatgaattacaTAACGATCCAAACAGTCAATTCAATAGACTATTAAAAAGTCATTCTTTAGAATAAAAATAAGGATACGAATAGACACATATTGACTTTCCGTATCACATTCACAGTTATTTAGatcaaaattcaatatacATCAACGTAAGTAATCTGGaataattaaaagaaaccaaaaaaaaaaaaaatcagcAAAATCGTAAGATAATGTAGAGTGTACTTTTGTATATAATAGCAACAATAGCTGGACTTCTAGAATGGCAAGAgtttgcaaaaaaaaaaaaaatggaaatatGACATGACAGATTACTAGCTGTCatttttttagtttccTTTGTTTGATAATACTTATCCCCGTCCCGCACATGAACTGGCAGTTGGTTGGAAAGAGGGAAATTTGCTTGTGAATTTGATCCGCCACCACCATTTCTCCCCGAATTGAGGGGTGATCAACTATCGGAGTATGCTTACTTCATTTGTCCGTAAAAGCTCCTTGCTGCTCCATCATTGCCACAGGATGCTACTTacaaaaaccaataatacACTAATGATAAATGAGCAATTTTAGTCCAGCTTGTTATTTGTGTTTCTCATACCCCTCCTTCTTGACAACTCCCGTTGCTCATTTGTGTAAATTACTAAACTGTGGTCAAAGGATAAAACGGTTAAGAACTTTGGATTGCCATCGTAAATATAATTCTGTTAACTTCTCATAGACATACAGATCAGTTGAAACCAAACTGTTTGAAGTTGATATAGATAGAATTAAAGAATCAAGCTGAACTATGATCAAtttatctttctttctttttgtttgttggtGCTTGTGGCCACAGGTTGACTAAATTTtgccattattatttattctgCGGCGGGATTGGCAAAAAGTTTCATTATCTCCACAAATTACTACCCCTACATACTAACGCATAATCCGAGAATATTTATCgccattattattattattacttttttttcccattaagtttgtttttcctttttctttgtccCTCTTGTCTTTGTTACCTCttcattatattattattattgctaCTACTAATACAACCGACACATCATCCCAATTGCAACACTTTTGTCACAAGGCTACTAACtcctcccccccccttcCTCTCCTCATTGAAAATCAGTTCATAATATATTAGCTGACTCAGTTGTACACAATTACCAACTTgataaaaattattattttgtatttcttctggttatctttttttttttttttctcgaaaaaataaatcaatcattAGTCTAAATAATAGAAGTCAATATCAGAAACATGTCATTTTACAAAAAAGTAACTAAGGGTTTAGTCACACCTTTACAAGGACCAATAAACCTTTTCAGCGGTTCACCCAATGTCAGTGGCGACGAAGGAACAAATACAGATAATGAGAATCCTGATCATAAAACAACTTATCGTTCCTTATCAGGACGAGTGAAccatgatgatgatgacgaagaTGTTGCCAAATTAGAAGATATAGTTGGGTTTTTCACGGGGTTATTGGATACTACGACACTTTGTGCTGGATTAGGAAGTTTGAACAACTTGAAAAAGCATTACTTGGATGAATTTATCAAGAAAAGTGCGTTGAATCCATTGAGACCACAAAATTATGGACCAGAAACGAACAGTAAACTCAACAATAATTCCATTGAAGAATTACTAAATAATGGTGACGCGAGTTTGGAAAAAGTCCGAAAAATGAGTTTatatgattttgatgaacATACCTCAGATTCAGAAGAGGAAGATTCAGCTGATGAGGAAGAGGAACTGATAGCagaaaatttgaaaccaGGAAAAAGCGAAAAAGTCAAGAATCACGTTAAGGGCTCGGGAAATACGACTGCTGCTGCCACCTTAGTCGCTACTGGTATAACGCcaacgacaacaacaacaacaacagctaCCCCAACTCCAACACCAACAAGCTCAGTCGAGACAGCACTAACAGATGTAACAGAACCAATAGGTAAAGTCATCACAGAGATTCCCGAAGAGCAACTACAGGGCCTCAATCCATTACAAAAATCTGTtgtgaaaaatttggaTCCTCATCACATAAGAGAAGGAGTGTTAATCAAAGTTAAAAATTCAGAGACTCCTCTAAAGAATAATCGCCAGGAACTACTAGAAAAGATTCAGTTACGATTAAAAATTGCTGATAAATTGCAAagagttttcaatttaagTGATGACGATACGTTTTACGGAAATTTCAGTGCTTGGCTTATAAAAGACGTATTGCTACAAGGACACGTGTATCTTACAAAAGATGCGCTACTTTATTTTGCATTCTTACCCAAAAGGTTCAGTCTTGAGAATTCATCAGAAGTGTTAGACGAGGATAATTCTTCAAGTATTGTTTACTCAGGAAACTTGGGACTCAAAAGTGCAAAGTATGGCGAGGTTGTTCTCAATACTGTTCTCCAACACAGATATTGGGCTGTTCTAAGAGCTGAAACTTTGAGTATTTATTCATCATCGACTAATTTGTATTTCCCTGTGTTGgtaattgatattaagAAGTGCTTATACGCCGAAGttattgataaagaaaaatttaacCGAGAGGCAATTTCACCAGTGAACCGTGGTACATATAGTCCTAATGGTGGATTATCAGGTACTGCAACTCCAAGAACATCAACATTGGAAAATACGGCTTCAGAACTTAATAGCATGCTTTCTGGCGACTCATACAGTCCAACCGAAGACAACGTCGAAACAACAGCAACGACTGTGTGGTTTAAATTGGTTacgaaaaagaaaacctACAAATTTAGTTGCGATAGCTCATTTTCAGCCAGACAATGGTGTAACAACATCaccaaattgattttccaGCACAACAATGCCAATTCCAACGGTGaagttttaattaaaatcCCAATTTCCAAAATAATTGAGTATAACAAAAGAGCATTGTTTAGcgaggaagaagaagaagagaagaATTTGGACGCAGCAATGAACGATATACCGTTAAATGTAACAATAAAATACTTGGGTGATAACGAAAACGAACGAAAGAgagataaattgaaaagaaaatacaaAGGCGAAGAGTCTACAACTGAGGAAGTTCACTTTTTATTTCCCAAAAGTGGTATTGAGTTTTTTGAAACGTTTGATAACTTGATGAATCCTGTTGTCCTGGACAATGACAACCAATCATCAAGGTCATCTATCACGAGTACCAATTTTTCCGAAAAGGCGATATCCACTTTGAGTAAATCACCGAACCATTTGGTGCAGACAGTGCTTGACTTTAACAAGCCCGTCGATGACGATATTTCACCTTTTAAGAAGTTGGGGACTACAATAAC is part of the Candida dubliniensis CD36 chromosome R, complete sequence genome and encodes:
- a CDS encoding predicted glutathione s-transferase (spliced gene), which encodes MTDKIEILKFAGEDGAYKRRPSSFREFISSKPGARFPPEAGRYHLYVSFACPWAHRTLITRRLKGLTSIIGLSVVHWHMDDKGWRFPTKEELKSLKTEDDISLGTPDHNYDFSRLRELYFKAEPDYEGRFTVPVLWDKKEGTIVNNESAEIIRMLNTEFNGILPSEYAEVNLVPKDLESQIDELNSWIYDNINNGVYKAGFASKQEVYSKECQNVFDHLDKVEALLEKNHNGSKKGEFLLGNQLTEADIRLYTTIIRFDPVYVQHFKCNIGMIRTHYPYIHNWLRLLYWKIPGFQETTNFEHIKYHYTKSHIKINPYGITPLGPVPNILPLEEK
- the RSR1 gene encoding Ras-related protein, putative (From CGD: RAS-related protein; GTP/GDP cycling required for wild-type polar bud site selection, hyphal growth guidance; role in systemic virulence in mouse; geranylgeranylation predicted; suppresses S. cerevisiae cdc24-4 mutant heat sensitivity;~spliced gene), translated to MRDYKVVVLGAGGVGKSSITVQFVQGVYVESYDPTIEDSYRKQIEVDGRACDLEILDTAGVAQFTAMRELYIKSGKGFLLVYSVTDENSLKELLALREQVLRIKDSDNVPMVLVGNKCDLEDDRVLSIEDGVKVSQDWGLVPFYETSAMYKTNVDEAFIDVVRQIMRKEAAISAEKKQQKELQKQQQQQQQQQAAEGQQQQQKSGKSKSSASQKDSATDGQSDVNARLKQSINDHPKSSSGSKCCTIM
- the MDL1 gene encoding ATP-dependent permease, putative; amino-acid sequence: MIRMNRLVFSKVFTTSCKSVGKIPFAKSTTRVNTRHFKPTSILQQIRFNSNSSTTANTEVNSNDSTNTQSNAKKPRPKLTSEIFKLLRLAKPESKLIFFALICLVTTSATSMALPLMIGKIIDTTKKDDDDHEKDKEDKDDTQPGDKLIFGLPQPQFYSALGVLFIVSASTNFGRIYLLRSVGERLVARLRSRLFSKILAQDAYFFDLGPSKTGMKTGDLISRIASDTQIISKSLSMNISDGIRAIISGCVGLSMMCYVSWKLSLCMSLIFPPLITMSWFYGRKIKALSKLIQENIGAMTKVTEEKLNGVKVIQTFSQQHSVVHSYNQEIKNIFNSSMREAKLAGFFYSTNGFIGNVTMIGLLIMGTKLIGAGELTVGDLSSFMMYAVYTGSSVFGLGNFYTELMKGIGAAERVFELVEYQPKISNHLGKKVDELNGDIKFKGIDFTYPSRPDSSIFKNLNLHIKQGENICLVGPSGSGKSTVSQLLLRFYDPEKGTIQIGDDVIADFNLNHYRSKLGYVQQEPLLFSGTIRDNILFGKEDATDEEINNALNLSYASNFVRHLPDGLETKIGASNSTQLSGGQKQRVSLARTLIRNPKILILDEATSALDSVSEEIVMQNLIQLNKNKGVTLISIAHRLSTIKNSDRIIVFNQDGQIVEDGKFNELHNDPNSQFNRLLKSHSLE